The proteins below come from a single bacterium genomic window:
- a CDS encoding stage 0 sporulation protein: protein MSDKHYIVECHSLMRIMATAAVGLELEPGDMVVLRFKGCEDIGVVKSRSDDAQPKAIAIRKVNADDIRMLEETKPWEAQAIEKFKNLVKEYSLPMRVVDVHAWADRQKIAFYFLSEHRLDFRKLHKETSLLLDCRVVIKQIGIRDHARLVGGLGHCGRPLCCTAFLSELKPISLRSARRQNLYVNPEKISGMCGRLLCCLRYEEDAGCRLDFSHHDYKEYEEVADIFNEEEEWEMLKGSRDSDD, encoded by the coding sequence ATGAGCGACAAGCATTATATAGTAGAATGCCATTCCCTTATGCGCATCATGGCTACAGCCGCCGTGGGACTTGAGCTAGAGCCTGGAGATATGGTCGTCCTCAGGTTCAAAGGCTGCGAGGATATAGGCGTTGTAAAAAGCAGGTCCGACGACGCTCAGCCGAAGGCGATTGCCATAAGAAAAGTGAATGCTGACGATATCAGGATGCTTGAAGAGACGAAGCCGTGGGAAGCGCAAGCGATTGAGAAGTTCAAGAATCTTGTTAAGGAATACAGTCTTCCCATGCGCGTGGTGGACGTTCACGCATGGGCGGACAGGCAGAAGATAGCCTTCTACTTCCTCTCGGAGCACCGTCTGGATTTCAGAAAACTTCACAAGGAGACAAGCCTCCTGCTCGACTGCAGGGTTGTCATTAAGCAAATAGGCATAAGGGATCATGCAAGGCTTGTGGGCGGACTCGGGCACTGCGGCAGACCGCTCTGCTGCACCGCATTCCTCTCGGAACTCAAGCCCATAAGTCTTCGGTCTGCAAGAAGACAGAATCTTTACGTAAACCCTGAAAAGATTTCCGGCATGTGCGGAAGGCTTTTATGCTGCCTGCGGTATGAAGAAGATGCGGGATGCAGGCTTGATTTCAGTCATCACGACTACAAGGAATACGAGGAGGTTGCCGATATCTTCAACGAGGAAGAGGAATGGGAGATGCTTAAAGGTTCCAGGGATTCCGACGATTAG
- a CDS encoding 2-C-methyl-D-erythritol 2,4-cyclodiphosphate synthase — MRVGLGFDSHPFAHDRPLVIGGVKIPHTRGLSGHSDADVLLHSISDALIGAAGLSSIGELFPDTDPDYKDADSALLLGEVLNRIRKQGCRIVNLDCTILAEEPMLVPYRDEMRTRIAEILNVETSQIAIKPKRGEGMGFVGRKEGIAALAVVLLDSE, encoded by the coding sequence ATGCGTGTAGGTTTGGGTTTTGACTCTCATCCTTTTGCCCATGATAGGCCATTAGTTATCGGGGGCGTCAAAATCCCGCATACTCGTGGGCTTTCCGGCCATTCGGATGCAGACGTTCTGCTGCATTCAATCTCCGACGCCCTTATTGGAGCGGCCGGTCTTTCAAGCATAGGCGAGCTATTTCCAGATACCGACCCTGACTACAAGGATGCAGACAGCGCTTTGTTGCTTGGGGAGGTCTTAAATAGAATACGAAAACAGGGCTGCCGTATAGTAAATCTCGATTGCACTATACTTGCAGAGGAACCCATGCTGGTTCCCTATCGGGACGAAATGCGGACAAGAATCGCAGAAATCCTAAACGTCGAAACCTCTCAAATAGCTATAAAACCCAAGAGGGGAGAGGGGATGGGATTCGTAGGCCGAAAAGAAGGTATTGCCGCCTTAGCAGTCGTCCTCCTGGATAGCGAATGA
- a CDS encoding rhomboid family intramembrane serine protease has protein sequence MIPLRDEIRSRKRPYVVYVIIGLNVAVYLIELLLYLSSKGAFRDFIFSFGLVPQRLFFETSWLDIGTILSSMFLHDAPSPVHVGANMLFLWVFGDNIEDAMGHWLFIPFYLVCGVAGALLHAVTVPHSPVVLIGASGAISGVLGAYIILYPRSKVLSLVILFFIRLIYIPSWVFIGIWFGYQLLYGLLTLGNSGGGVAFLAHVGGFLTGLIIALIFRKRLLRNTQPEIFFS, from the coding sequence ATGATTCCCCTTCGCGACGAGATTCGTTCAAGAAAGCGTCCTTACGTAGTTTATGTTATCATTGGTCTGAACGTAGCCGTCTATCTTATTGAATTGCTACTTTATCTTTCTTCCAAAGGAGCGTTCAGGGATTTCATCTTCTCGTTCGGGCTTGTTCCGCAAAGACTTTTCTTCGAGACCTCATGGCTCGATATCGGCACGATACTCTCCTCCATGTTTCTCCACGACGCACCGAGCCCGGTGCATGTCGGCGCCAATATGCTATTCCTCTGGGTTTTCGGAGACAACATCGAGGATGCCATGGGACACTGGCTCTTTATCCCCTTCTACCTTGTCTGCGGTGTAGCGGGAGCGCTGCTGCATGCGGTAACCGTTCCACATTCTCCCGTGGTCCTTATTGGCGCATCAGGCGCTATTTCTGGAGTCCTGGGCGCATACATCATTCTCTATCCGCGTTCAAAAGTGCTTTCGCTCGTAATACTCTTCTTCATCAGGCTCATATATATACCTTCATGGGTATTCATAGGCATATGGTTCGGCTACCAGTTGCTTTACGGTCTTTTGACGCTCGGCAACTCAGGCGGCGGCGTGGCTTTTCTTGCGCACGTGGGGGGATTTCTTACAGGTCTCATTATCGCGCTCATATTCCGAAAGCGGCTGCTCCGCAATACGCAGCCGGAGATATTTTTCAGCTAG